From Candidatus Omnitrophota bacterium, one genomic window encodes:
- a CDS encoding glycosyltransferase family 4 protein gives MKILVIDKTAGLASSHERHQEMAKIPGVEIHVLGPRVWIENGRAVEWRIQPDAAYTSHFGRVFFKDYYARAGYYSGLCRALRAADYDIVQLMEEPWSISAMQTAAAASIIAPRAKILFYTWENIFRPWTYPSRASALYALIDKTLHRRSAAAVCASEGARDVLLRKGYTKPIAVIPYGIPAFFFEHSGEISESRPFTVGYIGRLLPMKGVDILLQAIREIDGARLRLIGGGEIERFQNLSCELGIQDRVEWIGSLSEESIPAELRRMDVLVLPSRRTERWMEQLGRAAIEAMAAGVPVIGANTGAIPEVLSGAGRLFEDGDIYGLAERIAELRSNPQERARLGEAGRQRAQSRFTWPRFAAEICEFYQSF, from the coding sequence GTGAAAATTTTAGTTATCGATAAAACCGCCGGATTGGCTTCCTCTCATGAACGCCATCAGGAAATGGCGAAGATTCCCGGCGTCGAAATTCATGTGTTGGGGCCGCGCGTATGGATCGAAAATGGAAGAGCCGTGGAATGGAGAATTCAACCGGACGCGGCGTATACATCCCATTTTGGCCGCGTTTTCTTTAAAGATTATTACGCCCGCGCCGGTTATTATTCCGGCCTTTGCCGCGCTCTACGCGCCGCCGATTACGATATCGTTCAACTGATGGAAGAGCCGTGGTCTATTTCCGCAATGCAAACGGCCGCCGCCGCTTCCATCATCGCGCCTCGCGCCAAAATTCTTTTTTATACGTGGGAAAATATATTTCGTCCGTGGACTTATCCCTCCCGCGCGTCGGCGCTCTATGCGCTCATCGATAAAACTTTGCATCGCCGTTCCGCCGCCGCCGTCTGCGCCAGCGAAGGCGCCCGCGATGTTCTCTTGCGCAAAGGCTACACCAAGCCGATTGCCGTTATCCCCTACGGCATCCCCGCTTTCTTTTTCGAACATTCCGGCGAAATTTCCGAATCCCGGCCATTTACCGTCGGCTATATCGGCCGCCTTCTCCCTATGAAAGGCGTCGATATTCTATTGCAGGCGATACGTGAGATCGACGGCGCTCGTTTGCGACTCATTGGCGGCGGCGAAATTGAACGCTTCCAAAACCTATCCTGCGAGTTGGGGATTCAAGATCGCGTCGAGTGGATTGGCTCTTTATCCGAGGAAAGCATTCCCGCCGAGTTGCGCCGCATGGATGTTTTGGTTCTGCCGTCGCGCCGCACGGAGCGATGGATGGAGCAGCTAGGCCGCGCCGCCATTGAGGCGATGGCGGCGGGCGTTCCCGTCATCGGCGCGAATACGGGCGCCATTCCCGAAGTCCTTAGCGGCGCCGGACGGCTGTTCGAAGACGGCGATATTTATGGGCTTGCCGAGCGCATCGCCGAGTTACGTTCCAATCCGCAAGAACGCGCGCGCCTTGGCGAGGCGGGTCGCCAGCGCGCGCAGAGCCGCTTTACCTGGCCGCGCTTCGCGGCGGAAATCTGCGAGTTCTACCAATCGTTCTAG